The Mastacembelus armatus chromosome 13, fMasArm1.2, whole genome shotgun sequence DNA segment CTGGTTCCCTGAAAATATCTTAGAATTTATCTCTAGCTCCCCGTTAGACTTTTTTTAGCTGATGTTGCTACAGTACATCCCCAGATCTCAGCAATTACTTTTGCTACCTCAGTGCTACCGTATAGAATAACCACAgccaagaaaataaaaccagtcATGATAAACCATAGCTGAAACCTGCAACTGCAGGCTTATCAACAATCagatcaccaccaccaccatgcagtgcaatttcattttcaaatgaagtgaaataaacATGAAGTACGTGATAAAAGaaatgagacaaaataaaatctgtacaataaaaaaataaatgaacttaaATTTAGTTTACGGtcatactgtatgtggaaaagagacaaaatcagctaaaactttgtttttaactaAACCCACCCCAAAGAAACACTGGATTTATTTATGACATTCAAAGTAAGATTGTTTTGTAAACTCTCAAGCTCTGAAAGCTTGCCAGAAATTTGTTATGCAGTTTCATCTCAGGGTTAAGAGTGCCTTATGAGAGAGTTTGGCAGAATTTCACTTCACTGAATACTTTTAAGGTTGCTCAGTTTTAAATTAACGAAAAAATGGGATTTCTTTTGCAACTATCCTGTGACAGCCACTGCAATGATCAGCCAAGTGTTGTTCACAGGATTGTTGATGATTATAGCTTTCTGCCTGTTTCCTTTATTTCAAACACATTTCCTCGCCAAGATAAACAAGTGTTCAGATTGTGCTTGAAGAACCAGGTTAGCAGGAAGAAATGACAGGATCAGATTTATGGTCTTACAGTCTTAGCTTATGATCCACTTCCTAGCCTTTTCATAGCAACCTTCAGTACAGAGTTTGCGCATTGAGCAATCtagaaaattaaaaatctaGTATCAACTCCAGCAAAGGCTGGAAAGTGCACCCTGAGATTTTAGCCTAGGTTAAATTATCACCATTTGACAAACTGGGCCCAATTATTTTATACAGCAAtctataaatattaatatttaacacaCCCACAAGCACCTGCACTAAAGTTCATCAAAATTAACTCTGTGCTGCTTACACCAAGGATGTTCAAGGTGATGACCAGAGCCCCAATCAGCTGGTTCAAATGATCCTTCCCTGTCTGGCCCATTAGACCTCACAGAGTCAATGAGACCTGTCAGTCAGGCTTGGAGTAATTCCTGTGTTTTCCCCTCTGTCCCTTTATGTTTAAGTGAGAGCAGTGGAGTGAATTTGTTTCAGACTATTCAAAAGACCTGCAGATGCTACAcgctcagtctctctctctctctcacacacacacacatgcacacttaaCTGATGGCTTATCACCCTTATCTGGGAAGAGAGAAACTGAGTTGAGAGGCCCATTGAGAGGAACAGAGGAAACCATGAAAGGGTTTAAAGAAGCAATAGATCTCCCTGGGACTGCAGAGCCttccttttctgtttatgtCATGGGGAGAGCGAAAGTaaggagtggagaggagaaggaagatAGGCTGACACAGATGGACACAGCATAAGAAGAAAGGGAAGACCAAGCAAAGTAGGAAGAGATAAATGGGCAGAGTAGAGACAGGTAGGTAAAGTGAAGGAGACAGGGTGGCAGCAGTGAGGAGAAGTGGCTTTAGACctacagtacaaagaaaagttaAGAAAACATATAGCCATGTCATGTGCAAAGGGAACAAAGGGTAAGCTTGCCTGTCCAGGACTTTCTTCCCCAATCCCTCCCCTGTGTGTTAGTTTGCTGCCTGGTCCATGAGCACATCCTCAGTATCTCAAACAGATTTTTTATCCACTCCTCTCTGGCCAtccaccctccctccctccacgCGTAGGAGAGTGCTTTCATTTCACGCATGGAACTGTGCAGAGGGTGAACTAATTAGGGTCCATTATAGCTGGCTGCGAGTGATGGTGCTCATGACGCTTTTTATTACACAGTCAACGTCAGCGGACTGCCcacattacatttacatctaTCAGGAATCACTCGCTTGCTCACTCAACACCAGGAAAAGTGGTGTACTTGTTTTGTGCAGACAGTGTTTAAACGTAAGTTAAAATCATGAAACCCACATGGGAAGGGCATTCCAGTGGTCTCATACTTGTGCAATTAGATGTATCTCCATGTTTTGGGTGGGAGTGAGAGTGGGTGATGGTAGGAGGGGGGCGAGGTGTGGAGGTCAGCCGACAGGTAGCGTGGTGTTGAAAAATGGCTGCACCATAACGAACACAGCCCACATTGTGTTCCAGCACTCTTCCATAATGATAAATACTCTTTAAAATGGTTAGATTTAGTTTGTTAGTTAACAGCTTTTAAACAACAACCAAAAAtctctgtgtgcttttattAAAGATGAAATAATGTGGTTCGGTTTCTTGTTATAAGTTAATTTCTCCTATTCATTCTGTTTAGttattgaattattttctgtattttatagtATTACCTATATctgtcatattttattgtttacgTTGCTTACCTTGGTTATTGTGTAACAGTGCAACAGCTTTAAAGGTGCTCTATGGATTTTGTTTTAGATGGTTTACATTTTATCACAATGAAATCTTTTGGAATTACTGACATTGTTATCTGTGTAACTAAACTGTTAAAgaaacagctgcacacacataaCATCTGTGCTAGGCATGCAGTGGTTGCTTCTTTGTACATGTGCTCAACTTAACATGGTGATTTATAGCAAGAATCCACATTGGTATATCATTATTGGAATCAGTTCAGTGTTAAGTGAAGAGACAGTCCAGACAAGGCCATCAACAAggtcaaaaacattttgcagGATGATATCACCAAATAGTTTAAGCCTCATGACTGTGAGTCTTTACAATGACATCATACCTACCTCACCCCAGCCTTGAACTGTGAGTATCCCAATCTGATATTTCAGCACATCTGCTTTTCCTGAGCACCTTATGATAGGACATAATTCTTCAGACATTCCAGAGGGATGCACTGGAAGAATTAGAAATCCCACGCCACTGTTTGTGATTGTCTGAGTCACCCCAGAGCAGCAAGGACATTGGGGAGGAATGTAGCCGTCCAGCCCTGGCTGGTGCTGCTCTATTACTCACTGTGTTGTCTTGGCGGGGACTGGGGAGACAGAATCCTCAGAGTGGGGCCGAGGTCAGAAACGTGCAGGAAAAACTTGCTGGGTGCTACGTCAGCTGGCAAATTCTTTAGTCTTCCTCTTGGAGAATGTCAGTAGGAACTGTGGccaggaatattttttttttctctttccacctCCAGTATAACACATACATTGTTGTACATTATACTTCCTCCCATGTGAACACAATCCTGCATCATTATAACTCATATCTGTATGGAACCGTGTGATTCTGTCAAATCCATGTGGGAACTGCCTGGCACCACATACATAGACTAGATCTCCTCTATGTGTTGGAGCAAATGAAACACAAGCAGCAACccaatattgtttttattctttctcaGTCCATTAATTGTCCACAGTATTTTTGCCATCTTATTTCCCTCCACAGCCACAAGCTGTAATTTGAGTAGGAGTGTGGAAGGATGGCATTATACTTATTGGTAGATGTAAttaaatattcaacatttttatatatagaCATTCTGAGACATTTCAGTGAGATGATTGTGCTCAGTTGTGACCAGCTCtctcatttcagttttacatgtGCCCACAGCCCATGTTTTCAGTCACACCCAGCCTTGCAACCAATGCcaatgctgcagcagcagcagccgctgcatTTAACCCCTATCTTGGCCCTGTGTCGCCCGGCCTGATGCCCGCTGACATCTTGCCCAGTGGCCCTGTACTGGTCACCAGCAACCCCAGTGTCCCtgtacctgctgctgctgctgctgcacagaaactcatgaggacagacagactggaggtgagaaacacacacatttacacacacgaacgcacgcacacgcacggGGACAAGTGGGGGAAAAATATGACGCTCACACCACTGAACACACTTATGATAGGATTTACATGATTATTTTGTCCCTTTCATAGCAGTCACAGATGCAAAGGCAGATTAACAAAACTCTAGTAAACACTGTACCCGGTGAGGCTCTTTTTCCCAGCTATGCACAGAGactttgctttgaaaatgtaGACTGAGACTCTTTGAATATTAAAGGCAGGAGTTGGAAAGTCTTGCCTCACCAGTTCCTGTTTGTAGACTTTAATTATGTATCTTGTACACAGTTTCTTTTACAGTAACTACATCTCATTACCATAATATAGTCATTACACAGACTTAAGCAAAGAGAAAGAGGCGTTAATGAGAGTATCTCTCTACAAACATTGCAGTTGTCAATGGTGCATCCCATCAAGAAGCAGCAAACATTGTCTGGCACAAGCTCAAGAGTATATACTATCAGTgtgtcattttcagaaaaatctTTGCTTCTTCTATGAAAACAATCAGTCATTTGAAACCTGGTAAGTGCTGCTCCTGTAGCTGTGTTCAGATAATCATTAATTGGACAGTAAGTCAATCTCATCCATTATGTAGCCCCACCCGGGAAACACTCGCAGCGGAATAATGGGGAAATCGTTGGAGGCAGGCAGGAGGCGTGTGAGAACGATAGGAaggttacatttaaaatgtgatgctGGGTAGCTGGGTAATTAATGGGGGTGAGGCTGAGGAAGTCTCTTGGCCCAATGAACAAGTGGACAACACGCAGAGCGAAGGAATGGGTCaatgacaggaaaaacagacgAAGGGGAGGATAGGAAATCAATCTCTAGACCTGTTGTGATCATCAGGAAAGGGGAGGGGTCAAGCACAGACAAAGATAACAGAAGCAAAGGACAGATTTGTGACTGAATTTCACTGAAGAGTCGCAACTAGTGAGAAGTTACTGAGTAAAGAAGTTTTTAACAGGAGAATAATATGCAGGACTTTATTCAAACGACTGAAACAGTGGCAAATGATTGATTGCACTCTGCCCCAAAGTCCAGtaaacagatataaaatattaatgagCCAAACACCAATGATTTTTCCTTATAGCTATTTAAACCTGATACTGGTGAAGCTTTCTCATTGGGAGAATTCATATCCAAGCCTTAGTTGTCATGAAATGTGTTTACTAAAGATATCCTAGAGAAAAGCACCAGCCCTGTCTTAGTTTCTAGCGTGTgtcattcaaaataaacataGCTGGAATTCTGTGGACCGACACACATACCAGTCAGTAGATATGTTACAGACTGTTTCCTTGAGGCTGACAGAAATTCCTATTTTAGAAGACAGTCCTCCAGACTGTTTTCCTGAAGAAAAATTTTCCATCAGTATTTCTGTCTTGATTTCATATAGAGTTATATCACCAGCATTTCAGCATCTGAAAAATCGTATGTTGCTTACCTACAACCATGGTGACGTAACCGGCTCAGAGGGCCAGCTACCATGGGGACAGAAACATGATTAACAGGCCCTTTATTTGTTGGTCTGACTAAGCACTTTAACTTGGTTAGCTCTCACTAATGCACGATTAGCCACTGTTAAGCGAAACACACCTGGTGCTGAGAACATCAGGTATCTTCCATTAAGTCTTTCCTTTCtgctccagtttttttttttttttttatgccagcCACACTCACACAATCCCCAAAGactctcactctgtctccttGATCCCCATCTCTCTGTCCTTTACTCTTTATTCATCAACCACGCTTACAtattctcctctctctctcccttgtttctcgcccccccccccagcctcACATGCCTCTCCAACATCTGCCTGACAACAGGgtagtcttgttttttttttttttttttaataagaccagcagtagcagtagtgATGGTGACAGGGGTGGAGAATGAATGcgtgtgagtgtgcgtgtgtgtaggtGTACTTTGATATGTGAATGTGCGACTGCAGAAGAGAGGTACCtaagagaaagaagagacagacagagggagaatcCTTGATTGTGGATGATGGGCTGTCATGATGGGAGACAGAGCAGGGTTAGCTTGTAGATAATGGCACTGGTGGCCTTTTCTCTGGAAGCCAGTCCACCACAAATTAAAGCCTTTATGCATGCAGACAGTGAAGCTagtaaacaaatatttagtaAATGGTTTGTTTTAGCACAATACCTGATAGATCAATACTGTGTAACACGGAATGACTTGTCATTTAGGAGTAGGATAGGACAGGGTCAGCAGTGGCTGAATAAGTGCACCTGGGGATCTTAGATAAATGCACAGCCCTTTAAGTGTCAAttctggataaaaaaaaaaaaatgctcctTCATAATTTTTATGTGCATCCaccttttatttgtgtgtgggtgtctgtgtgtgtgtgtgtatgtgtgtgttattatgtGCGGGGTGGGGATTACGTCAGCTACAGCCTCCCTTGAGAAGCAGCCTCATATTTCCCATGAGCCTCATTGAGAACCCTGTATTCAGGCTGAGGCACTCACCTTCCCAACTGTTCACGCAGGTGCTGCCCCCTTCTGTCCGTCTCAGaaagaacaacaacagcagcccAACAGTTCATTTCAATAATGGATAAATGTTGCGTGATCGATGAGTCTGTAAATGCTGCTTACGGTATGTTCTGCTTATCAATCAACAGTAATGGCCGAGGTTGTCATTAAGATTGGTTAGTTCTGTCTGGTAAAGTGATTGTCAAGTTCTGAAATGACTGAACAGATTGATTGCTTCATGAAGTAAATTGAACATTAACTTCATAATGTACATGTGGCTATGGTGTTTGCGtgcttgtatgtgtttgtgttttaggtTTATGATGACATTCTTAATGTCATGTAAAcgagatttaaaacaaaaaaaaaaacagcacaatgtgtgtttgtgcccaAGGTATGTCGGGAATACCAGCGGGGTAACTGTACACGTGGGGAGAACGACTGTCGCTTTGCCCACCCTGCAGATAGCACTATGATTGACACCAACGACAACACGGTCACTGTGTGTATGGACTACATAAAGGGACGCTGTTCGAGGGAGAAGTGCAAGTACTTTCACCCTCCAGCTCACCTGCAGGCCAAGATCAAAGCCGCCCAACACCAAGTCAACCAggctgcggctgctgcggccATGGTAGGTATCTGTCCACAGTTTACACCACCTAGGACTCCAACTAACAAACATCTAACGTCTCCTCAGCCAAGTGCATCCAGAGAAATCACTGtcacttaaaacaaataaaatgtaacctACAATATACTTCATGGAGTTCTTATTAAAGATGAGGAGAAGCTATAGTAGCAAGAAAAATTATGCGAATCCTTTGGAattatctgttttttaaaattacttttccATGAAATGTGATCATATATTCTTCTACAtcacaacagacaaacacaatgtgcttaaactgaaaacagacaaatgattctcacacccattaaacattcacagtgctgaAGAAAAAAGTAAGTAAACCTTTGGAGTTATTATATGGTAAATTAATGGAGAAGAGGAGTTAATTCCAGGGGCTTCATACGCTCCTGCCACTGTATGTTTGATTTTTCATATGATGACCTAAAACAAATCATTAAGCTCTTCATTAGTTAATGTTTATTGcccacagacatacatacagtataaaacaaacaaaaagttacATGGTACAGTACAATATACTGCAAGCACTGTTTTGAGTCAACATCAACTACCCTGTGCTTTTACTCAAGCTCCTAGCAGACATTCCAGTCTCCACTTCTGTCTTCAGCTCTGACTCAGTCCGCACTGATACAAGTGCTTTATTAGCAGCAGGCTGTAGTGATCATGCTAATATGTGACTAAGCCtacttctctctcctgctcctccctgTGTTGCTGCTTTGTTAGCTGCGTATTTTGCTGTTGCTCGCAGTCAGTAGGTATGTTACAGTTATGTTACTGACAACTGTGAGCACTACTCTTCACTTCAATCTTGTTTCTGCAATGCATTGATAATTTTCTGTAAAGACACAGTAAGAGTTTTGCTCAGTACTGTAGATGACATTATGCAGCATGGAATCGAGAAATGAGGGTAAGGCTGATTTCAGTTTAAGTTATCCTATATAACTAAATGATGCCCTGTATGATTAGGCCTGCTTCCTCAGCTGAACAGTAGTGCTACCTGTCCTCTTTTCTTTAAACTGTTAATTATGGCAAGCGGGTTCAGTCTCTAATGTTATTTAGCTCGTATGgcatttaaaataacaacaaatggtaaaaatgttaatttacagAGTAGCATcagatttaaattaaattgtatttaatagcttttattatttattttacttatatcaataataaaaacactataGTCCAGTAGATTAAACCACACAGGTTCAACATCTATACAGGGTATAACAGCTgatctttaaaagaaaatactggAGCAGTGATGGGGAATGTAAAAAcagtttagttttatatttgagCAGACAATATTTCCATTATAACTGACAGATGATAGCTACTGTAATTGTGGCAAAGGTAGTCAGAATTTTGATTTATGGCCATTGTATAATGAGATAAAGGTGTGCCGAGGCAGAACGTTGGTGAAACAGTATTTGCACAAAATGATTGAGAGCTGAATTTGCT contains these protein-coding regions:
- the LOC113145705 gene encoding muscleblind-like protein 1 isoform X7, translating into MAMLAQQMQLANAMMPGTQLQPVPMFSVTPSLATNANAAAAAAAAFNPYLGPVSPGLMPADILPSGPVLVTSNPSVPVPAAAAAAQKLMRTDRLEVCREYQRGNCTRGENDCRFAHPADSTMIDTNDNTVTVCMDYIKGRCSREKCKYFHPPAHLQAKIKAAQHQVNQAAAAAAMTQSTVKSLKRPLDATFDLGLPSVLPPLPKRPALEKANGATTMFNAGVFQYQQALANMQFQQQAAFIPSGSILCMTPATSVVPMMHGATPATVSAATTSATSVPFATATANQIPIISADHLTSHKYVTQM